The proteins below come from a single Chryseobacterium sp. MA9 genomic window:
- a CDS encoding DUF6427 family protein, giving the protein MFKLLSKESNIFSIPVYIGFLLLVVIIFNILNFNTYEAIVAGITFLGIALGYFCFHSIALNYQTHLPLFLYTFFIFGLYPGNLDIGIAVSLLTNSFLILLLTSADEDIRKKSYVLVGSIVALNFIFLPTTWPTAVFVIIHVIATSAKITLNLFRFLLGIVLIAFSYFSVMYFVQFTSWNIDYFPFGKMKPVMDYTELLPLIPVVLMLIYAVYDHFKNYNKKSPISRYKYTFLLVFSMAQLVSIILYMNKSYEYLLLLAFPSSIILSRMMRFLPKYWMREASVWLIIISLLTFKAGTVFDLF; this is encoded by the coding sequence ATGTTTAAATTACTTTCAAAAGAAAGCAATATTTTTTCAATTCCTGTTTATATTGGTTTTCTTCTTTTAGTAGTCATAATATTTAACATACTGAATTTCAATACTTATGAAGCCATTGTTGCCGGAATAACTTTTCTGGGAATTGCTTTGGGATATTTTTGTTTTCACAGTATTGCCCTTAATTATCAGACACATCTTCCATTATTTCTATATACTTTTTTTATTTTCGGGCTGTATCCCGGAAATCTGGATATAGGGATTGCTGTTTCGCTGCTTACAAACTCCTTTCTTATCCTTCTTCTGACAAGTGCGGATGAAGACATCAGAAAGAAGTCGTATGTATTGGTAGGATCTATTGTGGCATTGAACTTTATTTTTCTTCCTACCACCTGGCCAACGGCTGTTTTTGTGATCATTCACGTAATTGCTACCTCAGCCAAAATCACGTTGAATCTTTTCAGATTTCTGCTGGGGATCGTACTGATTGCTTTCAGCTATTTTTCTGTGATGTATTTCGTTCAGTTCACATCCTGGAATATAGATTATTTTCCGTTTGGAAAGATGAAGCCGGTAATGGATTATACGGAACTTCTGCCATTGATTCCTGTGGTTCTGATGCTTATTTATGCAGTATATGACCATTTTAAAAACTATAATAAGAAAAGCCCGATAAGCAGGTATAAATATACTTTCCTGTTGGTCTTTTCGATGGCGCAGCTTGTTTCCATCATCCTGTATATGAATAAGAGCTATGAATATCTGCTGCTTTTGGCATTTCCTTCAAGTATTATCCTAAGCAGAATGATGCGATTTTTGCCTAAATACTGGATGCGTGAAGCCAGTGTATGGCTTATTATTATTAGCTTACTGACCTTTAAAGCAGGTACAGTTTTTGATTTATTTTAA
- a CDS encoding universal stress protein, protein MINIVLPVDFGDKTDQLVDGAIKFAKQLNGRIYLIHVAPSDIGFAIGDMGFQYFPEVEANEIREELVQLNKIEQRIIAHDIDCEHLLKQGLAKDIILEYAKAKNADYIVMGSHGRSGIYDVFVGSLTKGITKSSSIPVLVLPIHD, encoded by the coding sequence TAAATATTGTATTACCCGTAGATTTTGGGGACAAGACAGACCAATTGGTAGACGGTGCCATAAAATTTGCAAAACAGCTTAACGGCAGAATTTACCTTATCCATGTAGCGCCATCAGATATTGGCTTTGCCATCGGCGATATGGGATTTCAATATTTTCCGGAAGTGGAAGCCAATGAAATCAGAGAAGAGTTGGTGCAGCTTAATAAAATTGAGCAAAGAATCATCGCTCATGATATCGACTGTGAGCACCTTTTAAAACAAGGACTCGCCAAAGATATTATTCTGGAATATGCAAAGGCAAAAAATGCAGATTATATTGTGATGGGATCACATGGCAGAAGCGGAATTTATGATGTATTCGTGGGAAGTTTAACCAAAGGAATTACGAAAAGTTCCAGTATTCCTGTTCTGGTACTTCCAATTCACGACTAA